Within the Streptomyces sp. YIM 121038 genome, the region TACCGGGCTCGGCGCCCTGCTCCGGCACCGCACCGTGCACAAGCTCCTGCTGCTCGCCCTCGCGGCGGCGATCACCGTGCCGATCGTCAACGCCAAGTGGGCCTCCGGCGCCTGGCCGGACGCGCTCACCGTCGACCTCTCCGAGCCGCTCGGCAAGGCCAGCGACTGGATCATCGACAACCGCGACAGCCACCCGCTGTTCGTCTACTTCCTCGGCCACGTCTCCAACGCCGTCGTGCTGTCCGTGCGCGGCGTCTACCTGGTGCTGCTCGCCGCGGGCTGGGCGGGCGTGACCGCCGCCGCGGGCGTCATCGCCTGGCGCGTGGCGGGCGTGCGGCTCGCCGCGGTGGCCGCCGCCGCGTTCGGCGTGTGCGGCCTGCTCGGCATGTGGGTGCCGACGATGCAGACGCTCGCCCTGATGACCGTCGCGGTCCTCGCGTCCGTGCTCCTCGGCACGGCGCTCGGCCTCGCCGCCGGGCTGAACGACCGGGTCTTCCGCATGATGCGCCCGGTCCTCGACACCATGCAGGTGCTCCCGGCCTTCGCCTACCTCCTGCCGGTCGTCCTGGTCTTCGGCATCGGCGTGCCCGCCGCCGTCTTCGCGACGGTCGTGTACGCGGCCCCGCCGATGGCCCGCCTCACGGCACTCGGCCTGCGCGGCGCCGACGGCGGCGTGATGGAGGCCGTCGCGTCGCTCGGCGCGACCGGCCGCCAGCGCCTGCTCTCCGCGCGCCTGCCGCTGGCCCGCAAGGAGCTCCTGCTCGGCCTCAACCAGACGATCATGATGGCGCTCTCCATGGCCGTCATCGCGTCCGTGATCGGCGCGGGCGGCCTCGGCGACCGCGTCTACCAGGCGCTCGCCTCCGTCGACGTCGGCCAGGCGCTCGCCGCGGGCATCCCCATCGTGCTGCTCGCCGTCGTCCTGGACCGCGTCACCGGTGCCGCGGGCGAACGCCTCGGCGCCCAGACCGAGGACACCTCGCCGCTGCGCGGCTGGCGCGGCTGGTCCCTGGCCGCCGCCGTGACCCTCGCCTGCGCGCTCGCCGCCCGGTTCGCCGACCGCCTGGAGTGGCCGACGAGCTGGGTCGTGCAGATCGCCGAGCCGGTCAACACCGCCAAGGACTGGATGGTCGACCACCTCTACACGGGCGTGCCCGTGGTGGGCGGCACCGCCGACTGGGCCGCGCACTTCACCACGTACGTGCTCGACCCCGTGCGCGACGGACTCCAGGGCCTGCCCTGGTGGTCGCTGCTGCTCATCGTCGCCGCCCTCGCCTGGGTGATCGGCACCTGGCAGACCGCGCTCACGGCCGTCCTCGCGATGGCGGCGATCGGCGTGCTCGACGTGTGGAACGCCTCCCTCGACACGCTCTCGCAGGTCCTCGCGGGCGTCGCCGTGACCCTGGTCCTCGGCTTCGCGATCGGCGTGGCGGCCTCCCGCAGCCGGCGCCTGGAACGCCTGCTGCGGCCCGTCCTCGACGTCTTCCAGACGATGCCGCAGTTCGTGTACCTGATCCCGGTCGTCGCGCTCTTCGGCGTCGGCCGCGCCCCGGCGGTCTTCGCCGCCGTCGTGTACGCGCTGCCCGCCGTCGTGCGCATCACCACGCAGGGCCTGCGGCAGGTCAGCCCCGCCGCGATGGAGTCCGCGAAGTCCCTCGGCGCCACCAACTGGCAGGTCCTGCGCCAGGTCCAGCTGCCGCTTGCCCGCCCGGCGCTGCTGCTCGCCCTCAACCAGGGCGTCGTGCTCGTCCTCGCCGTCGTCGTCATCGGCGGCCTGGTCGGCGGCGGGGCGCTCGGCTACGACGTCCTCGCCGGTCTGGCCCGCGGCGACCTGGCGACCGGTCTGGTCGGCGGCATCGCCATCGTCTGCCTCGGCCTGATGCTCGACCGGGTGACGCAGCCGACGGAACGCCGCGCGAAGAAGGGAGCCTGACATGCGGACGCGTACCCGTGTCA harbors:
- a CDS encoding ABC transporter permease subunit produces the protein MASATASTPVRDTGLGALLRHRTVHKLLLLALAAAITVPIVNAKWASGAWPDALTVDLSEPLGKASDWIIDNRDSHPLFVYFLGHVSNAVVLSVRGVYLVLLAAGWAGVTAAAGVIAWRVAGVRLAAVAAAAFGVCGLLGMWVPTMQTLALMTVAVLASVLLGTALGLAAGLNDRVFRMMRPVLDTMQVLPAFAYLLPVVLVFGIGVPAAVFATVVYAAPPMARLTALGLRGADGGVMEAVASLGATGRQRLLSARLPLARKELLLGLNQTIMMALSMAVIASVIGAGGLGDRVYQALASVDVGQALAAGIPIVLLAVVLDRVTGAAGERLGAQTEDTSPLRGWRGWSLAAAVTLACALAARFADRLEWPTSWVVQIAEPVNTAKDWMVDHLYTGVPVVGGTADWAAHFTTYVLDPVRDGLQGLPWWSLLLIVAALAWVIGTWQTALTAVLAMAAIGVLDVWNASLDTLSQVLAGVAVTLVLGFAIGVAASRSRRLERLLRPVLDVFQTMPQFVYLIPVVALFGVGRAPAVFAAVVYALPAVVRITTQGLRQVSPAAMESAKSLGATNWQVLRQVQLPLARPALLLALNQGVVLVLAVVVIGGLVGGGALGYDVLAGLARGDLATGLVGGIAIVCLGLMLDRVTQPTERRAKKGA